A single window of Salvia splendens isolate huo1 chromosome 8, SspV2, whole genome shotgun sequence DNA harbors:
- the LOC121745924 gene encoding protein FAR-RED IMPAIRED RESPONSE 1-like: protein MGVAPRIIIIDQDWGMRLAIENVLSGTRHRLCMWHIMSKLFEKIPKSFYDREKFSKEFKACVWSELLDPDEFDILWTGIVEKYGVEDHKWFKDMFSIRHLWIPAYFRDVPMGSLMRTTSFSEFENSFFKRYSKSLFNFADFTLQYNNAIDAQRNQTERLDYYDSIISPKYATDLAFEKQLASVYTDMMFRVVQELIYEADKSCRMISMSTLENIEVFKVSDARKKTFTVTHEIETESFDCECKLFERCGYLCSHLFFVLRNKDVNNIPEKYVGNRWMKSELLKEVHGLTSDESASDKGSNEDDKLHIGNRCHGRYFGLYQRAFKNKNHLITLDNLLAGIGPQIFTDDTTGSSSVDKNDSIKNIYGIAVPEEITAHAPDVVSTKGGASDKKSRIKSSIEKAIE from the exons ATGGGTGTTGCTCCAAGGATCATAATCATAGACCAAGATTGGGGAATGAGGCTTGCAATTGAGAATGTATTATCTGGTACAAGGCATCGTTTGTGCATGTGGCATATTATGAGCAAGTTGTTTGAGAAAATACCTAAATCTTTTTATGATAGAGAAAAGTTTAGTAAGGAGTTTAAGGCTTGTGTTTGGTCAGAATTGTTAGATCCAGATGAGTTTGACATATTATGGACTGGTATTGTTGAAAAATATGGTGTGGAAGATCATAAATGGTTTAAGGACATGTTTTCTATTAGACATTTGTGGATCCCAGCCTACTTTAGAGATGTTCCTATGGGTTCTTTAATGAGAACAACATCTTTTTCAGAATTTGAAAACAGTTTTTTTAAGAGGTACTCGAAATCGTTGTTTAATTTTGCTGACTTCACTCTTCAGTATAATAATGCCATTGATGCTCAAAGGAATCAAACTGAAAGGCTTGACTATTATGATTCTATAATCTCTCCAAAATATGCCACTGATTTAGCATTTGAGAAGCAATTGGCATCTGTATACACGGATATGATGTTTAGAGTGGTACAAGAATTGATTTATGAGGCTGATAAGAGTTGTCGGATGATTAGCATGTCCACTTTGGAGAACATCGAGGTCTTTAAAGTTTCTGATGCTAGAAAGAAGACCTTCACAGTTACACATGAGATAGAGACTGAGTCATTTGATTGTGAGTGTAAACTATTTGAAAGGTGTGGTTATCTATGCAGCCACCTTTTCTTCGTCCTTAGAAACAAAGATGTCAACAATATTCCAGAGAAGTATGTTGGTAACCGGTGGATGAAAAGTGAATTATTGAAGGAAGTTCATGGTCTCACGAGTGATGAAAGTGCATCTGACAAAG GTTCTAACGAAGATGACAAGCTACATATTGGTAACAGGTGTCATGGACGTTACTTTGGTCTATATCAACGCgcttttaagaataaaaatcaTCTGATTACATTGGATAATTTGCTTGCGGGTATTGGTCCTCAAATTTTTACTGACGACACTACTGGATCTTCATCAGTTGATAAAAATGATTCCATCAAGAACATATATGGTATTGCTGTACCTGAAGAAATAACTGCACATGCTCCAGATGTGGTTAGTACAAAGGGAGGTGCAAGTGACAAGAAAAGCAGGATTAAGTCGAGCATAGAGAAAGCAATTGAATAA
- the LOC121745925 gene encoding uncharacterized protein LOC121745925: MIVATWNIRGPQQLPTQAAIVDFVRTHKIDVMGLLETKFKKENYTFFLENNFREWKAVDNFELIGNSRMLLIWNPIKVELEPIRVEEQAIYAKSRCLTSNNSFHFVLVYGLHTIPDRRPLWDSLVEHVMQDEPTFVSGDFNNVLAEDERVGGSVPTEYEIKNMVDTCFNKLVEVNWASNIRGKAQFVLVERGKEFKKHLKEFNVKEFSELSKRAKEAGVKLETLQKQTDRDTTDLALRVQITNQKKKTAYIENSEWEYYKQKAKFKHLLLSDRSTSFFHSLVNRNNSRNYIAFLYRRDSTITGEQEEIISEFMEFYSTLLEPRRSRIPSRWTSLGKAPL, encoded by the exons ATGATCGTTGCCACATGGAACATAAGGGGACCGCAGCAACTCCCCACCCAAGCTGCAATCGTCGATTTTGTGAGAACGCATAAGATCGACgtcatgggtcttttggaaacTAAGTTCAAGAAGGAGAACTACACTTTCTTCCTTGAAAATAACTTCAGGGAATGGAAAGCCGTGGACAACTTCGAGTTGAtcggaaatagccgaatgcttCTAATCTGGAATCCAATCAAAGTGGAACTCGAGCCGATCAGAGTGGAAGAACAAGCCATCTACGCCAAAAGCAGGTGCTTGACTTCCAATAATTCGTTTCattttgttttggtttatgGATTGCACACTATACCGGATAGACGCCCTCTATGGGACTCGTTAGTTGAGCATGTGATGCAGGACGAGCCGACATTCGTTAGCGGTGACTTCAATAACGTGCTTGCCGAGGATGAGAGAGTAGGGGGCTCTGTCCCAACCGAATATGAGATAAAGAACATGGTGGACACGT GCTTCAATAAGCTAGTGGAGGTTAATTGGGCCTCCAACATCCGAGGGAAGGCTCAATTTGTGCTCGTCGAACGAGGGAAAGAGTTCAAGAAGCATCTCAAGGAGTTCAACGTCAAGGAGTTTAGTGAGCTCTCAAAGAGGGCCAAGGAGGCCGGGGTAAAGCTTGAGACGTTGCAGAAACAGACGGATAGGGACACAACAGACCTTGCCCTTCGGGTCCAGATCACcaatcagaagaagaagactgcCTACATTGAGAATTCTGAATGGGAGTATTATAAGCAAAAAGCTAAATTCAAGCATTTACTCCTTAGTGATCGCAGTACTTCGTTCTTCCATTCTCTTGTTAATAGGAACAACTCACGCAATTATATTGCATTCCTCTATAGGAGAGACAGTACCATCACGGGGGAGCAAGAGGAGATCATTAGTGAGTTCATGGAATTTTACTCGACACTCTTGGAACCAAGAAGGAGCCGGATCCCATCAAGGTGGACATCATTAGGCAAGGCCCCCTTGTGA